The genomic segment AATGTCTCGATTGCTGAGTCCGCGGGCCATGAGTGCTAGCACATCTTTTTCCCTAGGGGTTAGTGCGGTGATGCCGTCGCGTTTGGCGCTGAGCAGGGTAGCGACCACTTCTTGGTCCACCACTGTGTTGCCAGCAGCCACGTCCTCGATTGTTTGAACAAATTCTTCGATCTCAGAGACCCGTTCTTTAAAGAGGTAGCCGAAGCTCCCAGCGCTCATGAGCTGGTCTAGATAGCTGGCGGCCACATACTGGCTCAGCACGATCACCGGCAGCTCGGGGCGTGAGTGGCGCAGTTCGGCGGCCGCTTTGAGGCCATCATCGCCCATGGTCGGTGGCATGCGCACATCGGTAATCACTAGGTCATAATCTGCTCCGAGGCCGTGCTCGCGGAGCGTGTCGGCATCTTCCACCGCGGTGACTTCGTGCCCGAGGGCCTGAAGAATCTGTGTTATCCCCGCGCGCAGCAGCGTGGAGTCCTCCGCGAGAAGAATGTTCATGACAGGGGCTTTCTTGCTAAAGGTACGGTCAGTTCAAGTACTGCGCCGGTGGTGGCGCTGCGCAGCGTGAGGGCTCCATCGAGCACCGCGGCGCGTTCGCGTAGCCCCACAATGCCGGTGCCGGTGCGCTCGCCGTCGGCGGTGGGGAGTGGGGTGTCTACTCCTTGGCCGTTGTCGTGCACTCTCACCTGCAGCCTAGAACCGGTGGTGAGGATAGAGATATCGGCGTGGGTGGCGTGGCCATGCCGAGTGGCATTCGTTAGCGCTTCACTAATGCAGTGGTAGGCCAGTAACGCTGTGGTCTCATCCAGCGGCGGTAGGGGTGCTGTGTCAGTGTGCAGTGTGGTGTCTATTCCCGCGTGGGCGATCAATTCCTCGACTGCCGCCACGAGACCGTTATCGTAGAGCACTTGAGGGGCAATGCCACGCACCGTGGCCCGCAGGGCAGCCAGCGCTTGGGCGGCGTTTTCCTGGGCTTTGAGAAGTGCCGGCTCGGGATCCTCGGAGAGGCGGGCGGCCGCGAGGTTGAGCTTGAGAGCAGTGAGATGCTGCTGCGGCCCATCATGAAGTTCCCTTTCGATGCGGCGTCGCTCGCCCGAAAAAGCGTCGGCAAGCAAAGCACGCGAGGTCTCTACATCTCGGGCGGAAGGGGCGAGAATGAGCTGAGAGATACGCACCGACACCCACGTCATCGCCCACGCCAACGCCGCGAGCAGTATCAACGCTAGCGAGGCGACACCGAAGCAGATGGCCACATTCAACGCGCGGTTGGTGCTCTGCCATGAATTGATCTCGAGGGTATCCGTAACAAAGGGCGCAACCAGTAAAAATCCTGTGGTCAGACCCAGAATGCTCCAGATGAAAAAACTCAGACACGAGATAAGCAACTGCAGCAGAAGATGAAGAATCTGCCGAATATCGAACCATCGCGATGCTTCTCGATGGCGGATAGGGCTGGCGAACAGCCTAGCCCCAAGGCGACCATAAGCATCCACGGGACGGGCCAGAAGCGGCAGCCACGGTACAAGGACGACGCTGACTATCAGCGCTGGGATACACGCCACGGCAAGGAGGGCATTCCACCCAATCGAGCGCAGAACTGACATAACTATCAAGCCTAAACGGGCACGCGGTCGAAGGCAGTGGAGCTAGCTCCACCATGGATTCGGCAGCCAACTCCAGCGCCGAGCGCGGGTGAGCGTGTTGTGATGACAGCATGTTACAAGCACAGAACCTCACTAAGAAGTACGGTCCTCGTCTGGTGTTCAAGGATCTCAACCTTGAGATCGCCCCTGGGGAGTTTGTGGCCATCATGGGCCCTTCCGGCTGCGGAAAATCCACCTTACTCAATCTGCTCTCCGGTTTGGACAAACCCAGCTCAGGAACAGTCAATGCGCCGAGCCGCACGCAGCGGGCTTTCGTATTTCAGGACTATAACCTGCTGGAATCCCTGGACGCTCGGACTAATGCGTTGCTCACCGCCAAGTTCTCGGGGCGGCGCTGCAGCAAGGAGGCCGCAGATCAAGCATTTCGGGATCTCAAGCTAGATGGATGCCAGAAACAGTTGCCCGCCGAGTTATCCGGTGGACAACAGCAGCGCGTGGCCGTGGCACGAGCACTGCTCGCGCGGGCCCCCTTCATCTTCGCCGACGAACCCACCGGAGCCCTTGACGATGACACCGCCGACACCGTGCTGCACCATTTGCGTGCTGCGGCGCACGCGGGCGCCACCGTGGTGATGGTGACCCACTCGCACGCCGCAGCAGCAGCGGCCGACCGCGTGATCGACTTGGAGGCTGCTCATGATCGTGTGGCTTAAAGATGTATGGGCGAATCGCGTCTCGTGGCTTGCAGTGGTCCTCACCCTAGCGGTGTCTTCGGCGAGCTGCAGCCTGGCATTGGTGCTCATGGATTCTGGTACCGATGACGCCGTACCCCTAGGCGGAACAATCCTCGGGATGTCGCTGTGCTCCATCGTGCTCGTTGTGGCGGCGCAGATGCGTCTACTCATCGACGAGCACTGGGAGGTCTACCGCAGTTGGCGGCTTGTGGGCATGCCCGGCTGGCTCATCGTGGTGTTTGTGCTCGGCCAGGTTGCGGTCGTTGCGTTAGTGGCAAGCGCGGCTGGTCTGGTGCTGGTGCCGCCGCTGCTCGAACCAGCGCGAGAAGCGCTGCTCTCTGATGGGATAGTTCTTGACCAGCTCACAGTGAGCGCGGCGACCGCGCTGCTTTCCGTCGGGGTCTGCGCTGGTGCCGCGGTGCTGGCTGTTCTTCTGCCGGTACGGCGCATTTTTCGCCCCAAGGTGGTACGTACAGCGCGGTGGACAGCTCCCTTAGCCGTGCTGCTGCTGGCGGCGGTGGTTGCGCCTTCGCTGTTCGCAGAGATGAAGCCTGATGATCTTCTCGGCTGGTCGATGGGGCTTATTGCCGGCGTGGGTCTGCTGATTCCGTGGCTCATGCCCCTCGTGGATCAATGGACGCGAGTAATGGGAATTGCTGGGGCGAACGTGCGTCAGCGGCGCCGCTTCAGCGCTCCTCAGATCTTGCCGTGGGTACTCTTCGGCGGGTTGATCGTGGTTATTGGTTCCGGAATGCGGGCGATGATGGCAGATGGGGCCAACGCCCAGGTATCGAAGTGGCAGGTGTTTGTCGTGGTGCTTGGACCTGCAATCGTGCCCAGCGTCGTTGCTGCACTCTCTATTTCCCTGCTCATGCGGCACCGTATCGCGGCGGATGTGCGGGCGCTGCGGCTGGCTGGAGCGCCGTCGCGCGCGCCGCTGAGTATCCAGGTAGGGGAGGCGTGTGCACTCGCGGTCACCGCGGCAGCGATTGTTGCTGTTATGGCGGTGTACGTGGTCACGCAATTGAATAGGGCCCTCGGTTCAGAGAATCTTTTAACTGGGCTGTGGTGGCAAGCCTGGGTTCCCATGTTTGCCGTCATGGCGGTCATCATCGCGCTGGTCAAAGTCGTTGTGGCCGGCCGTGTCTTACACACAACGATGACCGAGGATGGCTACGCCTAGGCGCTCGCTTATCGACGCCACCCTCCACCGCCCAGTCGGTCTGCTCGGTGTGGGGCGGGAGGGGAAGGATACCCCGACTAGGTGATGTCTAGTTTCTGCCATCCCTCGGTAGAACGATCCCCGCGCCTGATCCACTGCGAGAGCTCGTGGATAAGACTGTCCGCATCGGCTATATCCCGCCAATAGTGGTGCTGAGCGTCGCCCAGCCGCATTTCCAGCCGGTAATTGCCTACAGCAGTGTTGTAGAAGCACTGCATGTAGTGCTCCTCGAGGCTGTTGTCGGCGATGATGAGGAAGTCTCGCGGATCTTGGCCGATATTGAGTTCCGCCATCTCGCGTGCGTGATCGGTGATCTGGTGGATCCAGCGGGGGATGCCGCGCAGGCTTGCCCACGGCGCCTCGCACTCTGAGGTGACTGTCGTGAAGGTGGTGTCTTCGTCGCCGTAGGTCCACACAAGGTCGGCCTCGTCATTGATGGTGAGGGTGTAATACTCCGCCAGAATAGGACTGATGTACTGCAGCATCCGGCCAATGAGTTCGTCATAATCGCTGATGACAATGCAGTTGTCTCCGGCGATGTCAGCGCCGAGGTGGACCGGTTCGAGCCGAGCGAGGAGTCGCTCATGTAGCTGCTGCGTCTGCGGAGACACCTGCTTGTCTGCACGGACGGCGCGACGAACCACGGATGTGACCTCGTCAGTGTTCACCGGGGTGTTGGGAACGTGAATGATGACGTGTTCGAGACTCATAAAGCCGCACGGACCTTTCTAGATCGAAGTCGTTAATTGAAGAGGACAGCTGTGGCATGACCACTGCGGGCGGCGGTGCTGTAAAACTCCACCAACCCGTCGAGATCATTCTGGAGGTTCTGATCGACGGTGGATTGAAAGAGAGCGTAAGCCATGGCCGCGGTGTCTGCGGGGGATGCCACAAGAACTGTCGGATCTGGGCACAGCAAGGTGTGCCCAGTTACTGCTTTTTGTGCTTGCGGTGTCGATAGCGCCTGTTCGAGTTCGATTGCTGATTTATCGATATCCGTGCGGGGGCCGGTGGTTTCTTCTTCCATTCATTCCATGAGCAAGTCGGCAGCCGTGTCCTCGTCCGTGGCGAGAAGCTGTTGGTACTGGCCACTGGTGATGGCCACGTAGCTGGGGATGAGCATGGTCAAGCTATTCCTCATTCATTGCCATCGACTCTATCGGTGATGGGCTGGCGCGATCAGGAGTTGCCGCCATCCTAGCGAGCTACACAACGCCGCGCCGATACCCGCAGTGCGGGTGTATCGACGTTTCACAGATGCCGCTGCCTCACACCTTCACTGTGGCGCCGTCCGCCCACTGGGCACCCCGCCTGGGCTAAGTGGGTTTAAGCGGGGGAGAACACACCAGCTGCCGAGTACATCGCCCTATACGGTGACGGGTGGCCACTGGCGCTTGGAAGGAGCTCGGCGGCGAACCTGCTGCCGCGGGCGTGCCCCGATGAATGTTCAGCATCTTCTTCAATGAGCTGCAGAAGTAAGGAGGCAAACGCTTGGTCCATTCTTCCCGCTTTGCGCATATGCTCCTCGCAGGCGTGAATGAGTTTCGGCTTCGCGGCCGGCCAGTCTGGAATGATCACCGAATGATAGTCATCCTTTAGCTGAGAGCGCTCCACGTTTACTCCTAGGGCCTGAAAGTTTGCGAGCTCGCATCTACTGATATCTGCGCCAGAAAACTGCGTTTGCGATGCCCGTGCACTGATTGTTACGTCTGTTAGTTTTCCCTCGAGCGTGGATTCTTCGATGCGCAAATCGAGATGCGAGGAGTGCCCGCGCAGATCCATCCCCCGCACGGCAGAGCCGATGATTTCCCGCAGCAGGCGCCCGTCGATAAGCGTCGTAGCGAAGGAAAAATCGCAGTCAATGAATCTGGTGATGTTATTTTTCGGCGTGAGTATGGCGAAGTTTTCGCCGTGGCAGTGGTGGAAACTCACACCATCCAGATCGCAGTTAATGAATCGACTGTTATGAAAGCAGCAGTGTGAGAAAACGACGTTCTGGAAACGTCCCCGTAGAACAGAGGCGTCTGAGAAGTCGAGGCCTTCGATCGTTGTGTCGCTGAAAACGCACGGAGGGGATATAGCGCCAGGGGAATTTTGGATTGCCTGCTCCAATTCGGCCGGTGTGAGGCATGTGAGGGGATCGTTGTCTCTGCGTTCGGAGTCGAAGTCTTGGCCGGCGATGGCCCGAAAGAACTCATAATGCGCATCGTGGGTGATCAGGGACGTGAGCACATGGTTAAGGGCGCTGTCTGCGGGAAGCGAGGACGCAGAGGCGAGGATGCTTATCGTCGCTTGAAGTAGTTCCTCTCCTAAGAGGCTGCGGGGGGTGCGTTTCTCCTCGGTGAGTGGCTCGAGTAAGGCGATGACCGTGCGGACATTGGTCAGGCGCCCGTCTTCATCGCAGTCGAGGTGGCGAAGGGCGTTCTGGATTGCTTCTCCCCCGGGAGAGTGAGCTCCGTTTACTTCACTGAGCATGTGTGCCAACGCCTCGATTGGTGAGCGGGTGCGGGTGAGAAGCGAGGAATGCTGCTGTATGTCATCAGTGCGCGTCATGGTCAGCCCATTGTAGGTGTGTGTACGGGGGATGTTCGGCGAAGTGACGGCGGGGCAGTGCCGGCTGAAGGCAATGGCTAGCCGCGGGATGCACACCCAGTGCGGTAGGCGACGCGATGCGCCACGGGGCTAAGATGACGAATCCCTCATGATTTCATGGTAGGTTGTTTTCCCACGAGATACCTGTTTGATCACAAAAGGCAGTGTGTTTCGCGTAGAACCCTGTTCCTCCGAGTTTGAGAAGAGCCGACCACACAGCATGATGACTACCCACTCCACCCCCTCTCAACAGGACACATCCGCCACTGCAGGGCCGAATACTCTCAGCGATCGGCTGCAGAGCGAGCGTTTCGCCCTAAGTTACTCGGGCCAAGGGTTCGACTGGTTGCGCCCGCTTGCTCTTGCCGCCGAGGCTGGGGCAGAGGAGTCTCGCTTGCGCACACTGGTGGCCGAAGCCGAAGAGCGTCTGAGCGAACTCGCCGATGAACTCGCCGGGGTAGTGCCATTGGGTTTCGCCCCCTTCCGCTGGGCTGGGCTCGATGGCACTGCCGAAGGATCCGATCACGGCTACAGCACCAACGCGGCTGTGTCCGTTCCCGGTATCGTGCTCGCGCAGATCGCCACGCTCGACGCACTCAGTGCACAGGGCGTGCCCTGGCAAAAGGCAGAGCTATCGATTGGGCACTCCCAAGGACACATGGGCGTGGAATACGCTCAGGATCCCGATAGTGGCAGCGAGCTGTTGGTGATAGCACGCCTGATCGGTGCGGCCATAACGCGCGTCGCCCAGCGCAGCGGCGTGATGAGCGAAGGTGAGCGTCGTCCAATGCTCGCTATGAGCGGAGTTAAGCGCTGCATCGTGGAGGAAGAGCTGCGCGGCACGGACGCGGTGGTGGGATTGCACAACGCGCCTGACATGCAGGTAGTTGTGGGCACTCCCGCAGAGCTCGAGCGTGTATGCACGCGGCTGCTTCGCCGTGCGGAAAAGCAGCAGCAGGCAATCGAGAATAAAGAGCGCGGTGGTTCGGCGCTCAGCCCGTCCTTCAGCCCGATTGCTGTGACCGCCGGTTTTCATCATCCGGTGATGGACGAGGCCGTTGAGATGACCATGCGCTGGGCACGTCGACTCGGGTTGGACAATGGGCGTGCCGAGCGCTGCGCCCGTGCCGTGCTGGTAGATCCTGTGGACTGGCCGGCTGAGCTGCGCCGCGTGCGTGATGCGGGGGTGTCGTGGCTGCTCGAGATCGGCCCCGGGGAGGGAATGGCGAAGCTTAGTGCTGCGCAACTGAGCGGTACCGGCATCGCCGTGGTGCGTGCCGGTACCGCGGAGGGGCAGGGCCAGCTGAGCGATCCGCATGCCCAGCTGCCGCAGGCCGTCGACTACACGGCTTTCGCACCCCGTCTGAGCGCCGATGGGCGCCGGGTGGACACCGCGTTTACTCGCCTGACCGGCCGTTCTCCCATCGTGCTCGCCGGTATGACCCCCACGACGGTGGATCCCGAAATCGTTGCCGCCGCGGCTAATGCGGGGCACTGGGCCGAGCTCGCAGGTGGCGGGCAGGTAACCCCAGAGATCTTGGATGAGAATCTCACCCGCCTTGCCGAGCTACTGCAACCGGGTGTCAACGCCCAGTTCAACTCCATGTTCTTGGATCCCTATTTGTGGGGCATGCACATCGGCGGAAAGAAGCTGGTGCGCAAGGCGCGCGCTCAGGGCGCGCCGATCGATGGTGTGGTGATCACCGCCGGCATCCCAGAGCGGGACGAGGCAGTACGGCTGATGACGGAGCTGCGGGCGGAAGGAATCCCGTGGGTTGCCTTCAAGCCAGGTGCGGTGAAGCAGATCACCCAGGTGCTCGCGATTGCCCGCGAGGTGCCCGAGATGCCAGTGATCATGCACGTCGAAGGCGGCGTCGCAGGTGGCCACCACTCGTGGGAATCTCTCGATGATCTGCTGTTGCAGACCTATGAGCAGATTCGCCGCCAGCCCAACACAGTGCTGCTGGTCGGTGGCGGTATCGGCACTCCGGAACGGGCTGCAGATTACATCACTGGGCGTTGGGCTGAGGCCTATGGCGTGGTGGCAATGCCGGTCGACGGTGTGTTGGTGGGTACCGCCGCTATGGCAGCGCGGGAGGCCTGCACCTCCCCGCAGGTGAAGCAGGCTTTGGTGGAGACGACCGGTCCGAATGATTGGGTTCCCGCCGGCGGTGCCAAGGGTGGGATGGCCTCTGGGCGCTCTCAGCTGGGTGCCGATATCCATGAGATTGATAATTCCTTTGCCCGCGCGGGGCGTCTGCTCGACGAGGTCGCCGGCGATGCCGAAGCTGTGGATGCGCGGCGCGAGGAGATCATCACTGC from the Corynebacterium ciconiae DSM 44920 genome contains:
- a CDS encoding response regulator — protein: MNILLAEDSTLLRAGITQILQALGHEVTAVEDADTLREHGLGADYDLVITDVRMPPTMGDDGLKAAAELRHSRPELPVIVLSQYVAASYLDQLMSAGSFGYLFKERVSEIEEFVQTIEDVAAGNTVVDQEVVATLLSAKRDGITALTPREKDVLALMARGLSNRDIEASLFLSPSAVSKHVANVFMKLGFQPEDDNRRVKAVLAWLRHTG
- a CDS encoding FtsX-like permease family protein produces the protein MIVWLKDVWANRVSWLAVVLTLAVSSASCSLALVLMDSGTDDAVPLGGTILGMSLCSIVLVVAAQMRLLIDEHWEVYRSWRLVGMPGWLIVVFVLGQVAVVALVASAAGLVLVPPLLEPAREALLSDGIVLDQLTVSAATALLSVGVCAGAAVLAVLLPVRRIFRPKVVRTARWTAPLAVLLLAAVVAPSLFAEMKPDDLLGWSMGLIAGVGLLIPWLMPLVDQWTRVMGIAGANVRQRRRFSAPQILPWVLFGGLIVVIGSGMRAMMADGANAQVSKWQVFVVVLGPAIVPSVVAALSISLLMRHRIAADVRALRLAGAPSRAPLSIQVGEACALAVTAAAIVAVMAVYVVTQLNRALGSENLLTGLWWQAWVPMFAVMAVIIALVKVVVAGRVLHTTMTEDGYA
- a CDS encoding sensor histidine kinase; translated protein: MSVLRSIGWNALLAVACIPALIVSVVLVPWLPLLARPVDAYGRLGARLFASPIRHREASRWFDIRQILHLLLQLLISCLSFFIWSILGLTTGFLLVAPFVTDTLEINSWQSTNRALNVAICFGVASLALILLAALAWAMTWVSVRISQLILAPSARDVETSRALLADAFSGERRRIERELHDGPQQHLTALKLNLAAARLSEDPEPALLKAQENAAQALAALRATVRGIAPQVLYDNGLVAAVEELIAHAGIDTTLHTDTAPLPPLDETTALLAYHCISEALTNATRHGHATHADISILTTGSRLQVRVHDNGQGVDTPLPTADGERTGTGIVGLRERAAVLDGALTLRSATTGAVLELTVPLARKPLS
- a CDS encoding pentapeptide repeat-containing protein, translating into MTRTDDIQQHSSLLTRTRSPIEALAHMLSEVNGAHSPGGEAIQNALRHLDCDEDGRLTNVRTVIALLEPLTEEKRTPRSLLGEELLQATISILASASSLPADSALNHVLTSLITHDAHYEFFRAIAGQDFDSERRDNDPLTCLTPAELEQAIQNSPGAISPPCVFSDTTIEGLDFSDASVLRGRFQNVVFSHCCFHNSRFINCDLDGVSFHHCHGENFAILTPKNNITRFIDCDFSFATTLIDGRLLREIIGSAVRGMDLRGHSSHLDLRIEESTLEGKLTDVTISARASQTQFSGADISRCELANFQALGVNVERSQLKDDYHSVIIPDWPAAKPKLIHACEEHMRKAGRMDQAFASLLLQLIEEDAEHSSGHARGSRFAAELLPSASGHPSPYRAMYSAAGVFSPA
- a CDS encoding ABC transporter ATP-binding protein, yielding MLQAQNLTKKYGPRLVFKDLNLEIAPGEFVAIMGPSGCGKSTLLNLLSGLDKPSSGTVNAPSRTQRAFVFQDYNLLESLDARTNALLTAKFSGRRCSKEAADQAFRDLKLDGCQKQLPAELSGGQQQRVAVARALLARAPFIFADEPTGALDDDTADTVLHHLRAAAHAGATVVMVTHSHAAAAAADRVIDLEAAHDRVA